In one Brevibacillus composti genomic region, the following are encoded:
- a CDS encoding dynamin family protein produces MVQVQSHIMERATDFALLADRLEKMASSIDKTKDDATPGKLLQLAAKTRGVELNIAFCGHFSAGKSTMINTLLGVPLLPSNPIPTSANVVKIRGGEKAARVYTHNNGVLTFDPDTEMEKLKQFAVDGDTVEWVEVSYPGTLLEEQTSLLDTPGIDSTDAAHKIATESALHLADVVIYMMDYNHVQAEENFNFTKTLKDRGKPVYLVVNMIDKHIDFELDFDSYKESVEEAFATWNIQPDGIFYTSLAEPDHEENQYEEFRDMLKRLIRQREELVSKTVKDAAEHLIEEHVLALRRDNQAARQEWENRLEECRLDGVDGRDPEQVAQALQAAEQADSELSSRVEKARKLMEKELGSLLENARLTYFSTNEAAEQYLESRKPGFKMGLFFAGKKTEEEKQRRQEALLADLREKTAGNLDFHFKELLAKFPEKFELRDEAYHQAVYATTIEITPEFLASQVKGGASTREYVMNYCADLSNGIKAEYRRAGLGLIERVTAMLQQETDKERTALQERLRVLRELAQIHGRLKQLSETEQAAGQRLQAILREGA; encoded by the coding sequence ATGGTACAGGTGCAAAGCCACATCATGGAGCGGGCAACCGATTTTGCCCTGCTTGCTGATCGTTTGGAGAAGATGGCGTCGTCGATCGACAAGACAAAGGACGATGCGACTCCGGGAAAATTGCTTCAGCTCGCGGCCAAGACGCGCGGGGTGGAGTTGAATATCGCATTCTGCGGCCATTTTTCGGCCGGTAAATCGACGATGATCAATACCTTGTTGGGGGTTCCGCTGCTGCCCTCCAATCCGATTCCGACAAGTGCAAACGTTGTCAAGATTCGCGGAGGCGAAAAGGCGGCGCGGGTTTACACGCACAACAACGGCGTGCTGACATTTGATCCCGACACCGAGATGGAAAAACTGAAGCAGTTCGCGGTGGACGGCGATACGGTGGAGTGGGTGGAGGTCTCCTACCCGGGCACGCTGCTGGAGGAGCAGACCAGCCTGCTCGATACCCCGGGAATCGACTCGACGGACGCGGCGCACAAGATCGCCACGGAGTCGGCCCTGCATCTGGCGGACGTCGTCATCTACATGATGGACTACAACCACGTGCAGGCCGAGGAGAACTTCAATTTTACCAAAACGCTCAAAGACCGGGGAAAACCGGTTTATTTGGTCGTGAATATGATTGATAAGCACATCGATTTTGAACTCGATTTTGACAGTTATAAAGAAAGCGTAGAAGAGGCATTCGCCACCTGGAATATCCAGCCCGACGGGATTTTTTACACCTCGCTGGCGGAGCCGGACCATGAAGAGAACCAGTATGAGGAATTCCGCGACATGCTGAAGCGGCTGATTCGCCAGCGCGAAGAGCTGGTCAGCAAGACCGTGAAGGACGCAGCGGAGCATCTGATCGAAGAGCATGTCCTCGCGCTCAGACGGGACAACCAGGCGGCCCGCCAGGAATGGGAAAACCGGCTGGAAGAATGCCGGCTGGACGGTGTGGACGGCCGAGATCCCGAGCAAGTGGCCCAGGCTCTCCAAGCGGCCGAGCAGGCTGACAGCGAGCTGTCCAGCCGCGTGGAAAAGGCCCGCAAGCTGATGGAAAAAGAGCTGGGCTCCCTGCTCGAAAATGCCCGTCTCACCTATTTCAGCACAAATGAAGCAGCCGAGCAGTATCTGGAGAGCCGCAAGCCGGGCTTCAAGATGGGGCTGTTTTTTGCCGGCAAAAAGACGGAGGAGGAGAAGCAGCGCAGGCAGGAAGCCTTGCTGGCCGATCTCCGCGAGAAAACGGCGGGCAATCTGGACTTCCACTTCAAAGAGCTGTTAGCCAAGTTTCCGGAGAAATTCGAGCTGCGCGATGAGGCCTACCACCAGGCTGTCTATGCCACGACGATCGAAATTACTCCCGAATTCCTCGCATCGCAGGTAAAAGGTGGAGCGAGCACGAGAGAGTACGTGATGAACTACTGTGCGGACTTGTCCAACGGCATCAAGGCTGAATACCGCCGCGCCGGGCTCGGCCTAATTGAGCGGGTGACCGCGATGCTGCAACAGGAGACCGACAAGGAGCGGACGGCGCTGCAAGAGCGGCTCCGGGTACTGCGCGAGCTGGCCCAGATTCACGGCCGTCTGAAGCAGCTGTCCGAAACAGAGCAGGCCGCCGGGCAGCGTTTGCAAGCGATATTGCGTGAAGGAGCGTAA
- a CDS encoding dynamin family protein, producing the protein MNQLREKLAAAAERLLQTSQEIQSVPGMEAQAEAMRERAQRLLANRFTVALFGAFSAGKSSFANAMMGDLVLPVSPNPTTAAINKIMPPTEEHPHGTVRVVLKSREAVEQDVIRSLAVFGMAASTLEEALRELDKIDISAIPPTAKPHYTFLRAVTKGLGEMAPHLGGELLVDMKAFKGFVAKEEKACFAEYIELFYSCPLTDQGIVLVDTPGADSINARHTGVAFEYMKNADAVLFVTYYNHAFSQADHEFLLQMGRVKDTFDMDKMFFLVNAADLAANEEELAGVISHVEKNLLSCGIRHPRIYPVSSQTALLARMHEAGKLNASAEKLYRQRTGGAEGEPLVPAEEAFRLSGMARFEQDFLRFTLEELTQIAVNAAMGEIRRAHSTLSEFIRMAQADESEREAQRKAASDAREAALAAVEALSITSAERDLQKEREELVYYIRQRLFFRFNELVNAAFNPAVLQEDGRNMKQALQGCLADLLRAICYDLAQELRATTLRLEKFLNKQGVQLLQHWQRNVQQHAAGLALAPYQPRSVETLTFADELPVPMSALQPALSLFRNAKDFFEQDGKSKLREDLEKRLQEPVTAYLGNGSAELDRQFSELLHEVVEAERSRVAQQVEAYFTGIFAALDMSLDLDELTSKLDRIGASLATE; encoded by the coding sequence ATGAATCAACTGAGAGAGAAACTGGCGGCTGCGGCCGAGCGTCTGCTGCAGACGAGCCAAGAGATCCAATCTGTACCCGGGATGGAAGCGCAAGCCGAGGCGATGAGGGAACGTGCCCAGCGCCTGCTGGCGAACCGTTTCACGGTAGCGTTGTTCGGCGCTTTCAGCGCGGGCAAGTCCTCCTTTGCCAATGCCATGATGGGCGATCTGGTGCTGCCGGTGTCGCCCAACCCGACCACGGCTGCGATCAACAAGATCATGCCGCCGACGGAGGAGCACCCGCACGGCACCGTTCGCGTCGTGTTGAAATCGCGGGAGGCTGTCGAGCAGGACGTCATCCGCTCGCTGGCGGTATTCGGCATGGCGGCTTCCACGCTGGAAGAGGCGCTGCGCGAGCTGGACAAAATCGACATCTCCGCGATCCCGCCGACAGCGAAGCCGCATTACACCTTCCTTCGCGCGGTGACCAAGGGCCTCGGCGAGATGGCTCCCCATCTCGGAGGAGAGCTGCTGGTCGACATGAAAGCCTTCAAAGGCTTTGTCGCCAAAGAGGAAAAGGCCTGCTTTGCCGAGTATATCGAGCTCTTTTACTCCTGCCCGCTGACCGATCAGGGGATCGTGCTGGTCGACACGCCGGGGGCAGACTCGATCAATGCCCGCCATACCGGCGTTGCCTTTGAATATATGAAAAATGCGGACGCGGTGCTGTTCGTCACCTATTACAACCACGCCTTTTCGCAGGCGGACCACGAGTTCCTCTTGCAAATGGGGCGGGTCAAAGACACCTTTGACATGGATAAGATGTTTTTCCTCGTCAACGCGGCCGACCTGGCCGCCAATGAGGAAGAGCTGGCCGGCGTGATCAGCCACGTGGAGAAAAATCTGCTCTCCTGCGGCATTCGCCATCCGCGGATTTACCCCGTCTCCAGCCAGACGGCGCTGCTGGCCCGCATGCACGAGGCAGGCAAGCTGAACGCCTCGGCGGAAAAGCTGTACCGGCAGCGTACCGGAGGGGCCGAAGGAGAGCCGCTTGTCCCGGCGGAAGAGGCGTTCCGTCTCTCCGGAATGGCCCGGTTTGAGCAGGACTTCCTGCGCTTTACGCTGGAGGAGCTGACCCAGATCGCCGTCAATGCCGCCATGGGAGAGATTCGCCGGGCGCACAGCACCCTGTCCGAATTTATCCGGATGGCGCAGGCCGACGAGTCGGAGCGGGAGGCGCAGAGGAAGGCCGCTTCCGATGCCCGTGAAGCCGCGCTGGCCGCCGTGGAGGCGCTGTCGATTACGTCGGCGGAGCGCGACCTGCAGAAGGAGCGGGAGGAGCTGGTCTACTACATCCGGCAGCGTCTCTTCTTCCGCTTCAACGAACTGGTCAACGCCGCTTTCAACCCGGCTGTGCTGCAAGAAGACGGCCGCAACATGAAGCAGGCGCTTCAGGGCTGCCTCGCCGATCTCTTGCGCGCCATCTGCTACGACCTGGCACAGGAGCTGCGGGCGACCACCTTGCGACTGGAGAAATTCCTCAACAAGCAAGGAGTGCAGCTGTTGCAGCACTGGCAGCGGAATGTGCAGCAGCACGCAGCCGGACTTGCGCTCGCACCGTATCAGCCCCGATCGGTGGAGACTCTTACGTTCGCCGACGAGCTGCCGGTGCCGATGTCTGCCTTGCAGCCGGCGCTGTCCTTGTTCCGCAATGCCAAAGATTTCTTTGAGCAGGACGGCAAAAGCAAGCTGCGCGAGGATTTGGAAAAACGCTTGCAGGAACCGGTCACAGCTTACCTCGGCAACGGCAGCGCGGAGCTGGATCGCCAGTTTTCCGAACTGCTGCACGAAGTCGTGGAAGCAGAACGGAGCCGGGTGGCCCAGCAGGTCGAAGCCTATTTCACCGGAATTTTTGCCGCGCTGGATATGAGTCTGGATCTGGACGAGCTCACCTCGAAGCTGGATCGGATCGGCGCCAGCCTCGCAACCGAATAA
- a CDS encoding GNAT family N-acetyltransferase, with amino-acid sequence MSFREDLDQIYYWHYEAEDREHLRWNGPYKPLEPLTREQFRMLPKYQEELSVVGTASPRHGLIIEIDGELKGSVGRYWVSEVTNWFEIGIVIYDSRYWSNGYGSEAFQMWIDYLFTHMDTVRLGIGTWSGNERMIKLAQRCGMIEEARVRKARIVRGEYYDAIKMGILREEWEARKNAQEA; translated from the coding sequence ATGTCGTTCCGGGAGGATCTGGACCAGATCTACTACTGGCATTACGAAGCGGAGGATCGGGAGCATCTTCGCTGGAACGGCCCTTACAAACCGCTGGAGCCGCTTACCCGGGAGCAATTCCGCATGCTGCCCAAATACCAGGAGGAGCTGTCCGTGGTCGGCACGGCAAGCCCCCGCCACGGCCTGATCATCGAAATTGACGGAGAGCTGAAGGGAAGCGTCGGCCGCTACTGGGTCTCCGAAGTGACGAACTGGTTTGAGATCGGCATCGTGATCTACGACTCCCGCTACTGGTCAAACGGATACGGCAGCGAAGCCTTCCAGATGTGGATCGACTATTTGTTCACCCATATGGATACGGTCCGGCTGGGGATCGGCACCTGGTCAGGCAATGAACGGATGATCAAGCTCGCCCAGCGTTGCGGCATGATCGAGGAGGCGCGTGTGCGTAAAGCCCGCATCGTCCGAGGGGAATACTACGACGCGATCAAGATGGGCATTCTCCGCGAGGAATGGGAAGCGCGAAAAAACGCTCAGGAGGCCTGA
- a CDS encoding aminotransferase-like domain-containing protein, with protein MRTIYQRKHRLLVEAIRAHMPVEVSILGHSVGLHILLEVRTPLAETELVEAAARADVRVFPTSRSWVSTRQTAFPRIIVGFGGVREEDIAEGIKRLAKAWFPAFA; from the coding sequence ATGCGCACCATCTATCAGCGCAAGCATAGGCTGCTCGTGGAGGCGATCCGTGCCCATATGCCCGTGGAAGTGAGCATCCTCGGCCATTCGGTTGGATTGCACATCCTGCTGGAAGTCCGGACGCCGCTTGCGGAGACAGAGCTCGTAGAGGCCGCCGCCCGGGCGGACGTGCGGGTCTTTCCGACTTCCCGCAGCTGGGTCTCCACCCGGCAGACAGCTTTTCCCCGCATCATCGTCGGCTTCGGCGGTGTGCGGGAAGAGGATATCGCGGAGGGGATCAAAAGGCTCGCAAAGGCTTGGTTTCCTGCTTTTGCCTGA
- the speE gene encoding polyamine aminopropyltransferase, which yields MVRLPKYLHASEDKLWLTEDERDNLKISYRIKSILFQETTPLQHVMVLDSVDFGPMLVLDGVVQTTSMDGHIYNEMIAHVPLTLHPHPRKVLIIGGGDCGAAKEVAKYDTVERIDLVEIDEAVVRASKLYMPEVSGKLSDPRVAYHYTDGVAFAKKVKGEYDVIIVDSSDPVGPAQQLFEPGFYKSLHTALNEGGLMVCQSQSPIFHQDVMLQTYQRIGEVFPYRNVYTAVVPTYPGGLWSFTIGSKQPLTEPERIRFSHKARYANEEVLRQCFALPAFIRELLEK from the coding sequence ATGGTACGGTTGCCAAAGTATTTGCACGCTTCAGAGGACAAGCTCTGGTTGACCGAAGATGAAAGGGATAACTTGAAAATCAGTTACCGAATCAAAAGCATTCTGTTTCAAGAAACCACTCCCCTTCAGCATGTCATGGTATTGGACTCGGTCGACTTCGGTCCGATGCTCGTACTGGATGGTGTCGTGCAGACCACGTCCATGGACGGGCATATCTACAATGAAATGATTGCGCATGTTCCCCTGACTCTGCATCCGCACCCCCGCAAGGTGCTGATCATCGGCGGAGGAGACTGTGGTGCAGCCAAGGAAGTCGCCAAGTACGATACAGTGGAACGGATCGACCTGGTCGAGATTGATGAGGCAGTCGTCCGGGCCAGCAAACTGTACATGCCGGAGGTATCTGGGAAGCTGTCCGACCCTCGCGTCGCTTACCATTACACGGACGGCGTAGCCTTTGCGAAAAAGGTGAAGGGCGAGTATGACGTCATCATCGTCGATTCTTCGGATCCCGTGGGACCGGCGCAGCAGCTGTTTGAGCCCGGCTTTTACAAGAGCTTGCACACTGCGCTGAACGAGGGCGGCTTGATGGTATGCCAAAGCCAGTCGCCGATTTTTCACCAGGATGTCATGCTGCAGACCTACCAGCGAATCGGAGAGGTTTTCCCCTATCGAAATGTATACACGGCAGTCGTTCCGACCTACCCGGGAGGGCTCTGGAGCTTTACGATCGGCTCCAAGCAGCCGCTGACCGAGCCGGAGCGAATCCGTTTTTCTCATAAAGCGCGCTACGCAAATGAGGAAGTATTGCGCCAGTGCTTCGCCTTGCCGGCATTTATCCGGGAGCTGCTGGAGAAATAG
- the putP gene encoding sodium/proline symporter PutP, which yields MDLQLLTTIVIYMLGMLLIGYYAYKRTSNLTDYMLGGRTLGPAVTALSAGASDMSGWLMMGLPGAMFGQGLSASWIAIGLTLGAYANWLYVAPRLRTYTEVANNSITIPAFLENRFGDKSRILRLVSGLVIMIFFTFYVSSGLVSGGVLFENTFHMSYHTGLWIIALVVIAYTLFGGFLAVSWTDFVQGLIMFIALVLVPLVTILHVGGLGPAFSEIRAINPALLDIFRGTSLLGIISLFAWGLGYFGQPHIIVRFMAISSVKEIKKARLIGMGWMIFSIVGAMFTGLIGIAYYSKKGLTLADPETVFIELGKILFHPLITGFLLAAILAAIMSTISSQLLVTSSSLTEDVYKTFFRRSASDQELVFIGRLSVLLVSLVALSLAYTKNDTILDLVGYAWAGFGASFGPLILLSLYWRRMTRWGALAGMVAGAVTVILWTRSEALNDLLYEMVPGFAASLLAIVLVSLLTQKPSGEIQSQFDRYRNLTE from the coding sequence ATGGATCTGCAGCTACTTACTACCATCGTCATTTACATGCTCGGCATGCTGCTCATCGGTTACTACGCCTACAAGCGCACGTCCAATCTGACCGACTACATGCTGGGCGGGCGGACGCTGGGGCCTGCCGTTACGGCATTGAGTGCCGGGGCCTCGGACATGAGCGGCTGGCTGATGATGGGGCTTCCCGGAGCGATGTTTGGTCAGGGGCTCAGTGCCTCGTGGATCGCCATCGGTCTGACGCTGGGCGCTTATGCCAACTGGCTCTACGTGGCGCCTCGCCTCCGCACCTATACCGAGGTGGCCAATAACTCCATCACCATCCCTGCCTTTCTGGAAAACCGCTTCGGCGACAAATCCCGCATCCTCCGTCTGGTATCCGGGCTGGTCATCATGATCTTTTTTACCTTTTACGTCTCCTCCGGCCTCGTCTCTGGCGGTGTGCTGTTTGAAAACACGTTTCACATGTCTTATCACACGGGCTTGTGGATCATCGCCCTGGTCGTCATCGCCTACACGCTGTTTGGCGGCTTTCTCGCCGTGAGCTGGACAGATTTTGTGCAAGGGCTGATCATGTTCATCGCCCTCGTGCTGGTCCCGCTGGTAACCATACTGCATGTGGGCGGATTGGGCCCGGCTTTCAGTGAAATCCGCGCGATTAACCCGGCCCTGCTGGACATTTTCAGAGGAACCAGCCTCCTCGGCATCATCTCGCTGTTTGCCTGGGGACTGGGCTACTTTGGCCAACCGCACATCATCGTCCGCTTCATGGCGATCTCTTCGGTCAAAGAGATCAAAAAAGCCCGCCTGATCGGCATGGGCTGGATGATCTTCTCGATTGTCGGGGCGATGTTTACCGGGCTGATCGGGATTGCCTACTACTCGAAAAAGGGATTGACGCTGGCCGACCCGGAGACTGTGTTTATCGAGCTGGGGAAAATCCTCTTCCATCCCCTGATTACCGGCTTCCTGTTGGCCGCGATTCTGGCGGCGATCATGAGCACCATCTCCTCCCAGCTGCTGGTCACCTCCAGCTCGCTGACGGAGGATGTCTACAAAACCTTTTTCCGCCGCTCCGCTTCCGATCAGGAGCTGGTCTTTATCGGGCGGCTCTCCGTGCTGCTGGTTTCGCTGGTCGCCCTGTCGCTGGCCTATACCAAAAACGACACCATCCTCGATCTGGTCGGCTATGCCTGGGCGGGCTTCGGCGCTTCCTTCGGTCCGCTGATTCTGCTCAGTCTCTACTGGCGGCGCATGACCAGATGGGGGGCGCTGGCCGGGATGGTGGCGGGAGCCGTAACCGTCATTCTCTGGACGCGGTCGGAGGCGCTGAATGATCTCTTGTACGAGATGGTTCCCGGTTTTGCCGCAAGCCTGCTGGCTATCGTCTTGGTCAGCCTGCTCACCCAAAAGCCTTCCGGGGAGATCCAATCACAGTTCGACCGCTATCGCAACCTGACCGAATAG
- a CDS encoding cold shock domain-containing protein: MQGKVKWFSKEKGYGFIEREDGPDVFVHYSAISGSGYRNLEEGEMVTFDIVNGQRGLQAANVTRLTNE, encoded by the coding sequence ATGCAAGGGAAAGTGAAATGGTTCAGCAAGGAAAAAGGGTATGGTTTTATTGAGCGGGAGGATGGTCCGGACGTGTTCGTGCATTACTCCGCGATCAGCGGCAGCGGCTACCGCAATCTGGAAGAAGGCGAAATGGTCACCTTTGACATCGTCAACGGCCAACGTGGCCTCCAGGCGGCCAATGTCACCCGCCTGACAAACGAATAG
- a CDS encoding thymidylate synthase, giving the protein MKQYLDLCRRILAEGVTKHDRTGTGTISVFGHQMRFDLSEGFPLVTTKKLHIKSIIHELLWFLKGDTNVRYLQENGVRIWNEWADENGELGPVYGKQWRSFEGPDGAAVDQIQWVVDEIKRNPDSRRLVVSAWHPAELPKMALPPCHLLFQFYVAEGKLSCQLYQRSADTFLGVPFNIASYALLTHMMAHATGLQPGDFVHTIGDAHIYLNHVEQVKEQLSREPKPLPQLKINPAVTSIFDFSFEDFEIVGYDAHPHIKGEVSV; this is encoded by the coding sequence ATGAAACAATACTTGGACCTGTGCCGCCGGATTCTGGCGGAAGGCGTGACCAAACATGATCGCACCGGGACGGGGACCATCAGTGTGTTCGGTCACCAGATGCGATTCGATCTCAGCGAAGGATTTCCGCTGGTGACGACCAAAAAGCTGCATATCAAATCAATCATCCACGAATTGCTGTGGTTCTTAAAAGGAGATACCAATGTGCGCTACCTGCAGGAGAACGGCGTGCGCATCTGGAATGAGTGGGCCGACGAAAACGGGGAGCTGGGACCGGTGTACGGAAAACAGTGGCGCTCGTTCGAAGGGCCGGACGGAGCCGCTGTCGACCAGATCCAGTGGGTGGTGGACGAAATCAAACGGAATCCCGACTCTCGCCGTCTCGTGGTCAGCGCCTGGCATCCCGCGGAGCTGCCCAAAATGGCGCTGCCGCCTTGCCATCTGCTGTTCCAGTTTTACGTGGCCGAGGGCAAGCTGTCGTGCCAGCTGTACCAGCGAAGCGCCGATACATTTTTGGGCGTGCCCTTCAATATCGCCAGCTATGCGCTGCTGACTCATATGATGGCGCACGCGACCGGACTTCAGCCGGGAGACTTCGTTCATACGATCGGAGATGCCCACATCTACCTCAATCACGTGGAGCAGGTGAAGGAACAGCTCTCCCGCGAGCCCAAGCCGCTGCCGCAGCTCAAGATCAATCCTGCGGTCACCTCGATCTTCGACTTTTCCTTCGAAGATTTTGAGATCGTGGGCTACGACGCGCATCCCCATATCAAAGGGGAGGTATCCGTATGA